From Microbacterium invictum, the proteins below share one genomic window:
- a CDS encoding glycosyltransferase, with the protein MRVLLLTTWFPTLAAPSSGIFVANDAKLLAGRHDVAVVHLASPALLSEDDLVADRSRTVQVTRIPMSTTNPLDLFRAGGRLRDRLESADILHTQAFSTLLPLARLRVPLPWVHTEHWSALSNPETLGSARLALPLLRPLLRRPDVVTGVCEYLAAPVRAHRRGPTQIVPCIVPPAAHLAALPRRPHPRLVAVGGLVERKDPVLAVDALRLIHDAGVRADLRFVGDGPLRGAVADRAARHSLTDHVSFAGVVDQAGVTAELTGADVFFLPTKGENFCVSAAEAIVQGRPVVVGANGGQREYVEELNGELVADQTPAAYAHALLRVLRRDPRPQPADIAATIGDRFSPDRVADGYDSAYAEAVALRTT; encoded by the coding sequence GTGCGCGTCCTGTTGCTGACCACGTGGTTTCCCACCCTCGCCGCACCGAGCTCCGGGATCTTCGTAGCGAACGACGCCAAGCTGCTGGCCGGTCGCCACGACGTCGCCGTCGTCCACCTGGCCTCGCCCGCTCTCTTGAGCGAGGATGACCTCGTCGCCGACCGCTCACGAACCGTACAGGTGACCCGGATCCCGATGTCCACGACCAATCCTCTGGACCTGTTCCGGGCCGGCGGTCGTCTACGCGACCGGCTCGAGAGCGCGGATATCCTGCACACGCAGGCCTTCAGCACGCTGCTGCCGCTCGCGCGACTGCGGGTTCCGCTCCCGTGGGTGCACACGGAGCACTGGTCGGCGCTGTCCAACCCCGAGACGCTGGGGTCCGCCCGGCTGGCGCTCCCTCTCCTGCGCCCGCTACTGCGCCGTCCCGATGTGGTGACCGGAGTGTGCGAGTATCTCGCAGCGCCGGTGCGCGCGCATCGTCGCGGCCCGACCCAGATCGTTCCCTGCATTGTGCCTCCGGCCGCTCACCTGGCAGCCCTGCCGAGGCGCCCACACCCGCGTCTGGTCGCTGTCGGCGGCCTGGTGGAGCGGAAGGATCCCGTCCTGGCAGTCGACGCGCTTCGACTGATCCACGACGCGGGAGTCCGCGCCGATCTTCGCTTCGTCGGCGATGGTCCCCTCCGTGGCGCGGTGGCGGACAGGGCGGCTCGGCACTCCCTGACGGATCATGTGAGCTTCGCGGGAGTCGTCGACCAAGCCGGCGTGACGGCAGAACTGACCGGTGCCGACGTGTTCTTCCTGCCGACGAAGGGTGAGAACTTCTGCGTGTCAGCCGCGGAGGCCATCGTGCAGGGGCGTCCGGTGGTCGTCGGCGCGAACGGCGGTCAGCGCGAGTATGTCGAGGAGCTCAACGGCGAGCTCGTCGCCGATCAGACGCCCGCCGCCTACGCGCACGCGCTGCTCCGCGTGCTGCGCCGCGATCCACGGCCGCAGCCGGCCGATATCGCGGCCACGATCGGAGACCGGTTCTCACCGGACCGCGTTGCGGATGGCTACGACAGCGCCTATGCCGAGGCCGTCGCTCTCAGGACCACATGA
- a CDS encoding glycosyltransferase — MEPQVDLTIAVHDVSRPIARAVASVLDHTDASIRVTIAVHEIDPASIAAQLERHMSDPRMRFIGVTDGLRSPAGPFNAGLDTAAGEFVSVMGSDDTLEPHAIDSWLRCARTTGADVVITRLRHAGGAAVPTPPTRPFRTRRLDGVRDRLSYRSAPLGLVARARFPGLRFTVGVPTGEDIAVVTRLWFSGAGIAYDRRGPAYLIHDDGGPRTTFTPRPLTEEFGWMYALTADKAFAELPRAARTAAAVKFLRIHLFGAIFYRDDPALWSASERALARSGCPAPRRHG, encoded by the coding sequence ATGGAACCGCAAGTCGACCTCACGATCGCCGTCCACGATGTGAGCCGTCCGATCGCCCGCGCCGTGGCAAGTGTTCTCGACCACACCGATGCTTCGATCCGCGTTACGATCGCCGTACACGAGATCGACCCGGCGTCGATCGCCGCGCAGCTGGAACGTCACATGAGCGATCCCCGCATGCGTTTCATCGGCGTCACCGACGGGCTGCGCAGCCCCGCGGGGCCCTTCAATGCCGGGTTGGATACCGCGGCGGGCGAGTTCGTGTCGGTGATGGGATCGGACGATACGCTCGAGCCGCACGCGATCGACTCGTGGTTGCGGTGTGCGCGCACCACGGGTGCCGATGTGGTGATCACCCGGCTTCGTCATGCCGGTGGGGCGGCGGTGCCCACTCCCCCGACACGGCCCTTCCGTACCCGGCGGCTGGATGGTGTCCGTGACCGGCTGAGCTACCGGTCGGCGCCCCTGGGGCTGGTCGCGAGGGCACGATTCCCGGGGTTGCGATTCACCGTCGGCGTGCCGACCGGCGAGGACATCGCCGTCGTGACGCGATTGTGGTTCTCGGGTGCGGGTATCGCCTACGACCGGCGCGGTCCGGCATATCTCATCCACGACGACGGCGGCCCCCGCACGACGTTCACTCCCCGCCCGCTCACCGAGGAGTTCGGTTGGATGTACGCACTCACCGCGGACAAGGCGTTTGCCGAACTCCCGAGAGCCGCGCGCACCGCCGCTGCCGTCAAGTTCTTACGGATCCACCTCTTCGGCGCGATCTTCTATAGAGACGATCCCGCGCTGTGGAGCGCATCAGAGCGGGCCCTCGCTCGCAGCGGCTGCCCAGCTCCTCGTCGACATGGGTGA
- a CDS encoding glycosyltransferase family 1 protein, giving the protein MSSLSTRPTLLIVSFSPIVSDARLLKQISLFRGQYDIVTCGYGDEPDGVVEHIRIPDEYAIWRHHRVLVILRRFARAYRRNAAIAAALAALRGRTFDVAIANDVEAAGVALSVSPRGGIHADLHEYSPRQHEELLRFRLFVKPFMEWMCRTQVARAASWSTVSEGLARAYERRFGFRPEVVTNAAPYVDAEPTPVHAPLRLVHSGAALRNRHLDTLLDAVRASRDATLDLYLTPNDPAYLGELIATSVASAGRVTVHDPVPYAQLAATLRAYDVGVHILPPVNFNNKWALPNKIFDYVQARLGVIVGPSPEMAEYVHRYNIGWVADGFTATALTATIDTLTPHAVEVAKQSAHTHARELSSESQVVIWKAAVDALADRAASA; this is encoded by the coding sequence ATGAGCTCCTTGAGCACACGGCCCACGCTGCTGATCGTGTCCTTCTCGCCGATCGTCTCCGATGCGCGTCTGCTCAAGCAGATCAGCCTCTTCCGGGGTCAGTACGACATCGTGACGTGCGGGTACGGCGACGAGCCGGATGGCGTGGTCGAGCACATCCGCATCCCGGATGAGTATGCGATCTGGCGGCACCACCGCGTGCTGGTCATCCTGCGCCGCTTCGCCCGTGCCTATCGCCGGAACGCAGCCATCGCCGCGGCGCTGGCGGCACTGCGCGGGCGCACGTTCGATGTCGCCATCGCCAACGACGTCGAGGCGGCGGGCGTTGCGCTGTCCGTTTCGCCGCGTGGCGGCATCCATGCGGATCTGCACGAGTACTCCCCCCGGCAGCATGAGGAACTCCTGCGCTTCCGCCTGTTCGTGAAGCCCTTCATGGAATGGATGTGCCGCACACAGGTGGCCCGTGCTGCGTCATGGTCGACCGTCAGCGAGGGGCTCGCCCGAGCGTACGAGCGCCGGTTCGGGTTCCGGCCGGAGGTCGTCACGAACGCAGCGCCGTATGTGGACGCCGAGCCTACCCCGGTGCACGCCCCACTTCGACTCGTCCACTCCGGTGCCGCCTTACGCAACCGGCATCTGGACACGCTGCTGGACGCCGTTCGGGCGTCCCGGGATGCGACGCTTGACCTCTACCTGACGCCGAACGACCCGGCATATCTCGGTGAGCTGATCGCCACGTCTGTCGCCAGCGCCGGGCGAGTCACCGTCCACGACCCCGTCCCGTACGCGCAACTCGCCGCTACGCTGCGCGCCTACGATGTCGGCGTCCACATCCTGCCTCCGGTGAACTTCAACAACAAATGGGCACTCCCGAACAAGATCTTCGACTATGTGCAAGCGCGTCTCGGAGTTATCGTGGGGCCATCGCCCGAGATGGCCGAGTACGTGCACCGTTACAACATCGGGTGGGTTGCCGATGGCTTCACTGCGACAGCGCTTACGGCCACCATCGACACCCTCACCCCACACGCGGTGGAGGTGGCGAAGCAGTCGGCTCACACTCACGCACGGGAACTGTCCAGCGAGAGTCAGGTAGTGATCTGGAAGGCCGCAGTCGATGCGCTGGCCGACCGAGCCGCGTCAGCGTAG
- a CDS encoding glycosyltransferase — translation MTRLLLFTNDYPYSTGDASFVTKEIDDLAARFDDVVVFCHARNTDVPTLPMPGNVRLGGNLFERSADDSPWAPVHPRMLLKLLAATWLELVSGRLRGHVRLFLMGARVGITQARRRAVREAIAESPDVVAYAFWGMGGGLGLAWLTGVRARAVRLHRYDLYEELSPEGYLPFRPFLFRCSDRVLAISHDGARYLAERYRSSALDAKTVISRLGVPGPSHLSRPPAGAEKLVVSCSAVTEIKRVDLVLAALRLLPGMSEEAPVRWVHFGAGPLLDSLRREAEQTIPGLRIELCGQTANDQIPAFYAAHRVDVFVNASASEGVPVSIMEAIAYGIPVVATDVGGNPEIVGPQLGTGELVPADPEPARIAALIRRIMDAGETAYDPRATWAREYDVRHTGPRAAELVRGLASTKGGA, via the coding sequence ATGACCCGACTGCTGCTGTTCACCAACGACTACCCGTACTCGACCGGCGATGCCTCTTTCGTGACGAAGGAGATCGACGACCTCGCCGCGCGTTTCGATGACGTCGTGGTGTTCTGCCACGCGCGTAACACGGATGTGCCCACCCTCCCCATGCCCGGAAATGTCCGCCTCGGCGGCAACCTCTTCGAACGTTCCGCAGACGATTCCCCTTGGGCGCCCGTCCACCCGAGGATGCTGCTGAAGCTGCTCGCGGCGACATGGTTGGAGCTGGTGAGCGGGCGGTTGCGCGGACATGTCCGGCTGTTCCTCATGGGGGCCAGGGTCGGCATCACCCAGGCTCGTCGCCGGGCGGTGCGAGAAGCGATCGCCGAGAGTCCCGATGTCGTCGCCTACGCCTTCTGGGGTATGGGAGGCGGACTCGGCCTCGCGTGGCTAACGGGGGTGCGGGCCCGCGCGGTCCGCCTGCACCGTTACGACCTCTACGAGGAACTGTCGCCCGAGGGCTATCTGCCGTTTCGGCCCTTCTTGTTCCGTTGCTCGGATCGGGTGCTCGCGATCTCGCATGACGGGGCGCGCTACCTCGCCGAGCGATACCGGAGCTCGGCCCTCGACGCGAAGACGGTGATCAGCCGCCTCGGCGTCCCGGGGCCGTCGCATCTCAGCCGCCCGCCGGCCGGTGCGGAGAAGCTCGTCGTCTCCTGCTCGGCGGTCACGGAAATCAAGCGGGTGGATCTTGTCCTCGCCGCGCTTCGGCTCCTGCCTGGAATGTCCGAGGAGGCGCCAGTACGCTGGGTCCACTTCGGTGCAGGCCCACTGTTGGACAGCCTCCGTCGCGAAGCTGAGCAGACCATCCCCGGCCTTCGGATCGAGCTATGCGGCCAGACCGCGAACGACCAGATCCCCGCTTTCTACGCGGCACACCGTGTAGACGTCTTCGTGAACGCGAGTGCCTCCGAAGGGGTCCCCGTGAGCATCATGGAGGCGATCGCGTATGGCATCCCCGTAGTCGCCACCGACGTCGGCGGCAACCCCGAGATTGTGGGCCCGCAGCTCGGCACTGGGGAGCTCGTACCTGCCGACCCAGAGCCCGCCCGCATCGCGGCCTTGATCCGGCGGATCATGGATGCTGGGGAGACAGCCTATGATCCCCGCGCGACATGGGCGCGCGAGTACGACGTGCGGCATACCGGGCCCCGCGCGGCCGAACTCGTCCGCGGACTGGCATCCACGAAAGGAGGAGCATGA